One genomic segment of Candidatus Methylomirabilota bacterium includes these proteins:
- a CDS encoding glycine--tRNA ligase, whose amino-acid sequence MSVTMDTLVSLSKRRGFVFQSSEIYGGTGSCWDYGPLGVELKNNIKRIWWRDFVQSRPDMVGIDASILMHPTVWKASGHLDNFTDPMVDCRECKLRFRADHVDEMPWTHYCPATKGNKFTIPAGEPCGHCSARRTLCPDCGKGELTAPRQFNLMFKTFMGPVEEDASVTYLRPETAQAMFVNFENVLQSMRLKLPFGIAQAGRSFRNEITPGNFIFRTREFEQMEIEYFVNPHDTIEGRPADEYWHDRWIEDCLAWFRRYGLREENLRRREHGKDELSHYSKRTVDIDYRFPIGWSELMGIANRTDFDLKQHAKFSGKSLTYFDEERKEHVVPYVVEPAAGVDRALLAFLADAYVEEEVRGEKRVVLRLHPELAPIKVAVLPLLKKREEIVKTAHAIRADLATQWRVVYDDTAAIGRLYRRQDEVGTPYCVTVDVQTVGDRDKGEVGDGKVTIRDRDSMEQIRVPLTALGSIFRELLGGGAWASVASRFERKSEG is encoded by the coding sequence ATGTCAGTGACCATGGATACCCTGGTTTCTCTGTCCAAGCGGCGGGGTTTCGTCTTCCAGTCGAGCGAGATCTACGGTGGCACGGGGTCGTGCTGGGATTACGGCCCTCTCGGCGTCGAGCTCAAGAACAACATCAAGCGGATATGGTGGCGGGATTTCGTCCAGAGCCGGCCGGACATGGTAGGGATCGACGCCTCGATCCTGATGCATCCGACCGTCTGGAAGGCCAGCGGCCACCTCGACAATTTCACCGATCCGATGGTCGATTGCCGGGAATGCAAGCTCCGCTTCCGCGCGGACCACGTGGACGAGATGCCGTGGACCCATTACTGCCCCGCCACCAAGGGAAACAAGTTCACCATCCCGGCCGGGGAGCCCTGTGGCCACTGCAGCGCGCGCCGCACGCTCTGTCCCGACTGCGGCAAGGGCGAGCTGACCGCTCCCCGGCAATTCAACCTGATGTTCAAGACTTTCATGGGTCCGGTGGAGGAGGATGCCTCGGTCACCTATCTCCGCCCCGAGACGGCCCAGGCCATGTTCGTCAACTTCGAGAACGTGCTGCAGTCCATGCGGCTGAAGCTCCCCTTTGGCATCGCGCAGGCCGGCCGGTCGTTCCGCAACGAGATCACCCCGGGCAATTTCATCTTCCGCACGCGCGAGTTCGAGCAGATGGAGATCGAGTACTTCGTCAACCCCCACGACACCATCGAGGGGCGGCCGGCGGACGAGTACTGGCACGACCGATGGATCGAGGACTGCCTCGCCTGGTTCCGTCGCTATGGTCTCCGGGAGGAGAACTTGCGGCGGCGCGAGCACGGGAAGGACGAGCTCTCGCACTACTCCAAGCGCACCGTGGACATCGACTACCGCTTTCCCATCGGCTGGAGCGAGCTGATGGGCATCGCCAACCGCACGGACTTCGATCTCAAACAGCACGCGAAGTTCAGCGGCAAGTCGCTCACGTACTTCGACGAAGAGCGGAAGGAGCACGTGGTCCCGTACGTGGTGGAGCCCGCGGCCGGAGTGGACCGTGCCCTCCTGGCCTTCCTCGCCGATGCCTACGTCGAGGAGGAGGTGCGAGGGGAGAAGCGCGTCGTGCTCCGCCTCCATCCCGAGCTGGCGCCCATCAAGGTGGCCGTGCTTCCCCTCCTCAAGAAGCGCGAGGAGATCGTCAAGACGGCACATGCGATCCGCGCCGATCTCGCCACGCAGTGGCGGGTGGTCTACGACGATACCGCCGCCATCGGCCGGCTGTACCGGCGACAGGACGAGGTGGGCACGCCCTACTGTGTCACCGTGGACGTGCAGACAGTGGGCGATCGCGATAAGGGCGAAGTGGGCGACGGCAAGGTGACCATACGGGACCGCGACTCCATGGAGCAGATCCGCGTGCCCCTGACCGCCCTCGGTTCGATCTTCCGCGAGCTCCTGGGTGGCGGCGCCTGGGCCAGCGTGGCCAGCCGCTTCGAGCGAAAAAGCGAAGGGTAG
- the recO gene encoding DNA repair protein RecO codes for MALHTTQAMVIGRRALGESDRLVDFYTRDHGKVRGVAKSARRPRSRFGSALELFTLGQLVFFDTGRSDLVRVDHFDIVHPFVRVREHLERLGQGAWVVECLARLSPERDPQPALFGLMLRSLRALDAGARPPRVAACFAVRAVDLLGHRPRLDRCVECGRAYPFAEAALDTIAGGLLCGRCGFGADAMPLSGAAVGLLKRLRALGWEEGLRLPLAADLDAELRALLEGVMTRLIGHLPRSSRFLAQTARTLTPHP; via the coding sequence ATGGCCCTCCACACCACGCAGGCCATGGTCATCGGCCGCCGCGCGCTCGGGGAGAGCGATCGGCTGGTGGACTTCTACACGCGCGATCACGGCAAGGTGCGCGGGGTGGCCAAATCGGCGCGGCGGCCGCGCTCGCGCTTCGGCAGCGCCCTCGAGCTTTTCACCCTGGGCCAGCTCGTCTTCTTCGACACGGGACGCAGCGACCTGGTGCGGGTGGACCACTTCGACATCGTCCATCCCTTCGTGCGAGTGCGCGAGCATCTCGAGCGACTCGGACAGGGGGCGTGGGTCGTGGAGTGCTTGGCGCGGTTGTCACCGGAGCGCGATCCCCAGCCCGCGCTGTTCGGGCTGATGCTCCGGAGCCTCCGGGCCCTCGATGCGGGGGCGCGTCCGCCGCGCGTGGCTGCCTGCTTCGCGGTGCGCGCGGTGGATCTGCTCGGCCATCGGCCGCGCCTCGACCGCTGCGTTGAATGCGGGCGCGCGTATCCGTTCGCCGAGGCCGCCCTGGATACGATTGCGGGCGGGCTGCTGTGCGGACGCTGCGGCTTCGGGGCCGATGCCATGCCGCTCTCTGGCGCGGCTGTGGGGCTCTTGAAGCGCCTCCGCGCCCTCGGATGGGAGGAGGGACTGAGGCTGCCCCTCGCCGCCGACCTCGACGCCGAGCTGCGTGCGCTGCTCGAGGGCGTCATGACCCGGCTCATCGGCCATCTCCCGCGCTCGTCGCGCTTCCTGGCCCAGACGGCGCGGACTCTCACACCCCACCCCTGA
- the era gene encoding GTPase Era, with translation MTVPRHRAGFVALVGRPNVGKSTLLNRLVGEKMAIVSRRPQTTRTRITGIKHLPEAQIVFVDTPGLHEAPGKLGRLMAKTVERALEDVEVVCLILDATERPARLEATLLERLRSVRAPVYAVLNKTDLVTPKSKLLSLIAACRAAFPFTEIVPVSAQTGENCDRLLDLLVAALPVRPAYFPRESLTDQPETFWVAEAIREKIFRLTHQEVPYACAVRVEELSERKRPECLYIRATIFVEHESQKGIVIGKGGAALKRIGTAAREDLERFFGIKVFLQLTVSVRKGWRKDDRALKEFGFLLTS, from the coding sequence GTGACCGTGCCCCGACATCGGGCGGGCTTCGTCGCGCTCGTGGGCCGCCCCAATGTGGGCAAGTCCACCCTTCTCAATCGGCTGGTCGGCGAGAAGATGGCCATCGTCTCCCGCCGGCCCCAGACGACCCGGACGCGCATCACCGGCATCAAGCATCTGCCCGAGGCCCAGATCGTCTTCGTGGACACGCCGGGGCTCCACGAGGCCCCGGGCAAGCTCGGCCGGCTCATGGCCAAGACGGTGGAGCGAGCCCTCGAGGACGTCGAGGTGGTCTGTCTCATCCTCGACGCGACGGAGCGGCCCGCGCGGCTCGAGGCGACCTTGCTCGAGCGTCTGCGGAGCGTGCGCGCGCCCGTCTACGCCGTCTTGAACAAGACCGATCTGGTGACCCCGAAGTCGAAGCTTCTCTCGCTCATCGCCGCCTGCCGCGCGGCCTTTCCCTTCACGGAGATCGTGCCCGTCTCCGCGCAGACGGGGGAGAACTGCGACCGTCTGCTCGATCTCCTCGTGGCGGCGCTCCCCGTCCGCCCCGCGTATTTCCCGCGGGAGTCGCTGACGGATCAGCCCGAGACCTTCTGGGTTGCCGAGGCTATCCGGGAGAAGATCTTCCGACTCACCCACCAGGAGGTCCCTTACGCCTGCGCCGTCCGCGTGGAGGAGCTCAGCGAGCGGAAGCGGCCGGAGTGCCTGTACATCCGAGCCACCATCTTCGTGGAGCACGAGTCCCAGAAGGGCATCGTGATCGGCAAGGGCGGGGCCGCTCTCAAGCGCATCGGCACGGCGGCCCGTGAGGATCTCGAGCGCTTCTTCGGCATCAAGGTCTTCCTCCAGCTCACGGTGTCCGTGCGCAAGGGCTGGCGCAAGGACGATCGCGCCCTCAAAGAGTTCGGCTTCCTCCTCACCTCCTAG
- the ybeY gene encoding rRNA maturation RNase YbeY → MAAAVANLQRRVRISPARLKSTAERALRALGRARREVHVAVVDDAAIRRLNARWMGTRRSTDVLAFDLDAPGPSRLLGEVVVSADTAKRQAKLARVAVALELDLLVIHGLLHLAGYDDHEPRAARRMHERARKILAEAGRQAPSRFWDGLLEAP, encoded by the coding sequence ATGGCGGCGGCCGTCGCCAATCTCCAGCGCCGTGTCCGCATCTCGCCGGCGCGCCTCAAGAGCACGGCTGAGCGCGCGCTCCGGGCCCTGGGCCGCGCGCGCCGGGAGGTTCACGTCGCCGTGGTGGACGATGCCGCCATCCGTCGCCTCAATGCCCGGTGGATGGGCACGCGCCGGAGCACGGATGTGCTCGCCTTCGACCTCGACGCCCCGGGGCCCTCGCGGCTCCTGGGAGAAGTCGTGGTCTCTGCGGATACCGCGAAGAGACAGGCCAAGCTCGCCCGCGTGGCCGTCGCCCTCGAGCTCGACCTCCTCGTGATTCACGGCCTGCTCCACCTGGCGGGCTACGACGATCACGAGCCGCGCGCGGCGCGGCGAATGCACGAGCGCGCGCGCAAGATCTTGGCCGAGGCGGGCCGTCAGGCTCCGTCGCGCTTCTGGGACGGCCTGCTGGAGGCCCCGTGA
- a CDS encoding PhoH family protein, which translates to MTEATRRIVVPPDLNLLALLGRNEAHLRTIETQYDVRATSRGHDITLRGADRQLEEAEKVLRELIDMLRARPTLGAHDVRSALRVASAEPGTDLKSFLADAIAVPSRRKLISPKTPNQKRYLDAVRGRDLVVAIGPAGTGKSYLAVAMAVSALVKHEVSRIILTRPAVEAGERLGFLPGDLIEKVHPYLRPLYDALYDMLEAERVASLSEKGAIEIAPLAYMRGRTLNDAFIILDEAQNTTSEQMKMFLTRLGFNSKMVITGDITQVDLPSSRPSGLIEIQTVLQGIDGIEFIYFDHRDVVRHDLVSAIVRAYDRASTRQPQSSPPHPALSPDGGEG; encoded by the coding sequence GTGACCGAAGCCACCCGCCGCATCGTCGTTCCTCCGGACCTCAACCTGTTAGCGTTGCTGGGCAGAAACGAAGCGCACCTGCGCACCATCGAGACCCAGTACGACGTGCGGGCGACCTCGCGCGGCCACGACATCACGCTCCGGGGGGCGGACCGTCAGCTCGAGGAAGCCGAGAAGGTGCTGCGCGAGCTCATCGACATGCTACGGGCCCGGCCGACCCTGGGAGCGCACGATGTCCGCTCGGCCCTCCGGGTGGCCAGCGCCGAGCCTGGCACCGATCTCAAGAGCTTTCTCGCCGACGCCATCGCGGTGCCCTCGCGGCGGAAGCTCATCAGCCCCAAGACGCCGAACCAGAAGCGCTATCTGGATGCCGTGCGCGGCCGCGACCTCGTGGTGGCCATAGGTCCCGCGGGGACGGGCAAGTCCTACCTTGCCGTGGCCATGGCTGTCTCCGCCCTCGTCAAACACGAGGTCTCGCGCATCATCTTGACGCGGCCAGCCGTCGAGGCGGGCGAGCGCCTGGGCTTCCTGCCCGGCGACCTGATCGAGAAGGTCCACCCCTATCTCCGCCCCCTCTACGACGCGCTCTACGACATGCTCGAGGCGGAGCGGGTCGCCTCCCTCAGCGAGAAGGGTGCGATCGAGATCGCCCCCCTTGCCTACATGCGGGGGCGGACCCTCAATGACGCCTTCATCATCCTGGACGAGGCGCAGAACACGACGTCCGAGCAGATGAAGATGTTCCTCACCCGCCTGGGCTTCAACTCCAAGATGGTGATCACGGGAGACATCACCCAGGTGGACCTGCCGTCCAGCCGGCCTTCGGGGCTCATCGAGATCCAGACGGTGCTGCAGGGAATCGACGGCATCGAGTTCATCTACTTCGACCATCGTGACGTGGTTCGCCACGATCTCGTGTCCGCCATCGTGCGCGCCTACGACCGCGCCAGCACGCGGCAGCCACAGTCCTCGCCCCCTCACCCTGCCCTCTCCCCCGATGGGGGAGAGGGATGA
- the aspS gene encoding aspartate--tRNA ligase yields MSVARVEPMGGWKRTHSCGALRAADAGQIVTLMGWAFRRRDHGGLVFVDLRDREGLTQCVFDPKEAADAHGKVEGVRSEFVLAVRGTVVPRPPGTENPKLPTGGVEIRVSEMKILNDSRPLPFQLEDEGEVEETLRLKYRYLDMRRPPVLRAFQVRDQVCRAVRDYLHTEGFLEVETPFLTRSTPEGARDFLVPSRMQPGSFYALPQSPQLFKQLLMVAGFERYFQIVRCFRDEDLRKDRQPEFTQIDIETSFLERDDFLPIIEGMVAEIWRRVKGVELVRPFPRLAYDDAMARFGSDKPDLRFGLELQDASRLFAEGEFQAFAQTVAGGGSVKALRVPSAGGLSRRELDDLTNEAKQLGAKGLVWIKVTAEGVQSPVAKFLTAVQDRLLALTGGGAGDLLLLVADTPAVAATVLGRFRVDLARRFQLIPDDRDVFAWVIDFPLVEWNEDEKRWDAVHHPFTAPRDEDLALLESDPGQARAKAYDLVLNGQEAAGGSIRIHQQSVQERLFGLIGISKEEARARFGFLLEALEFGAPPMGGIAFGLDRLAASLAGQESIREVIAFPKTQKGTCPLTDAPAPVDARQLRDLGIRVVEGAGPA; encoded by the coding sequence ATGAGCGTGGCGCGCGTGGAGCCCATGGGTGGCTGGAAGCGCACGCATAGCTGCGGAGCCCTGCGTGCCGCGGACGCCGGGCAGATCGTCACCCTCATGGGCTGGGCCTTCAGACGCCGGGACCACGGGGGACTGGTATTCGTGGATCTGCGGGACCGGGAAGGGCTGACCCAGTGTGTCTTCGATCCGAAAGAGGCGGCGGACGCCCATGGCAAGGTCGAGGGCGTCCGGTCCGAGTTCGTGCTGGCCGTGCGCGGCACGGTAGTCCCCCGGCCCCCCGGGACGGAAAACCCCAAGCTTCCGACGGGCGGCGTCGAGATCCGCGTGAGCGAGATGAAGATCCTGAACGACTCGCGACCGCTGCCCTTCCAGCTCGAGGACGAGGGCGAGGTCGAGGAGACGTTGCGGCTCAAGTACCGTTATCTCGACATGCGGCGCCCCCCGGTCTTGAGAGCCTTTCAAGTCCGCGACCAGGTGTGCCGAGCCGTGCGCGACTACTTGCACACCGAGGGCTTTCTCGAGGTGGAGACGCCTTTCCTGACGCGATCGACGCCGGAAGGCGCCCGCGATTTCCTCGTCCCCAGCCGGATGCAGCCGGGCAGCTTCTATGCTCTGCCTCAGTCTCCCCAGCTCTTCAAGCAGCTCTTGATGGTGGCGGGCTTCGAGCGGTACTTCCAGATCGTCCGCTGCTTCCGTGACGAGGATCTCCGCAAGGATCGCCAGCCCGAGTTCACCCAGATCGACATCGAGACGTCCTTCCTCGAACGCGACGACTTCTTGCCCATCATCGAGGGCATGGTCGCCGAGATATGGCGGCGGGTGAAGGGCGTGGAGCTCGTGCGCCCCTTCCCGCGCCTGGCCTACGACGACGCCATGGCGCGCTTCGGCTCTGACAAGCCTGATCTCAGATTCGGTCTGGAGCTGCAGGATGCCTCCCGCCTCTTTGCCGAAGGCGAGTTCCAGGCCTTTGCCCAGACGGTGGCCGGAGGCGGAAGTGTCAAGGCCCTGCGCGTCCCGTCCGCGGGCGGCCTGAGCAGGAGGGAGCTCGACGACCTCACGAATGAGGCCAAGCAGCTCGGGGCCAAGGGCCTCGTCTGGATCAAGGTGACGGCCGAGGGTGTGCAGTCGCCGGTGGCGAAGTTCCTGACGGCCGTGCAGGACAGGCTGCTTGCTCTCACGGGCGGGGGGGCAGGCGACCTCCTCCTTCTCGTGGCCGATACGCCGGCGGTGGCGGCCACCGTGCTCGGCCGTTTCCGCGTGGATCTGGCCCGGCGCTTCCAGCTCATCCCCGACGACCGCGACGTCTTCGCTTGGGTCATCGACTTTCCGCTCGTCGAATGGAATGAGGACGAGAAGCGGTGGGACGCCGTCCACCATCCCTTCACGGCGCCGAGGGACGAGGATCTCGCCCTCCTGGAGTCGGATCCCGGCCAGGCGCGCGCCAAGGCCTATGACCTCGTGCTCAACGGCCAGGAGGCCGCGGGAGGATCGATCCGCATCCACCAGCAGTCGGTGCAGGAGCGGCTCTTCGGGCTCATCGGCATCTCCAAGGAGGAGGCCCGGGCGCGCTTCGGCTTCCTCCTGGAAGCCCTCGAGTTCGGAGCCCCGCCCATGGGCGGCATCGCCTTCGGTCTCGATCGCCTGGCCGCCAGTCTGGCGGGGCAGGAATCCATCCGTGAGGTCATCGCCTTCCCCAAGACCCAGAAGGGCACCTGTCCGCTCACTGATGCCCCGGCGCCTGTCGATGCCCGCCAGCTCCGGGACCTCGGGATCCGGGTCGTTGAAGGAGCTGGTCCGGCGTGA